The nucleotide sequence ACCCCGGCCCGACGTAGAAAGATGTCTTTTCGGTGAGTATCCAATGGAAGTCGGCTACACCGCTAAATGTGTATCCGTCTTAAGCTGAGCAGCGTATAGAGCATTTGCCGGTTGTTTTTATATTCAATCACTGAAAAGTGCGCTGTAGTACCCCCCTGACAGATCTTGGGCGCGGGAGGGTCGTTGAAGTTGGCATCCGATTTATTTGTCTAGGCTCTCCACCCACCTTTGTTGCCTGCAGGACATGCCCCTAATCGTTGATGGATGTTGTTTGTTAAGTAGTCCCTTCCTATGGCACGCGCGCCGCGGCTAAAGGTGAGGCTGCTTGTGCCCCGCAGCGCGTGGGACGATCAAGCTCTGGTACGCGCCATGAGTGAGGGCGACGCGCGGGCCTTTGCCGAAGTGTACGAGCGATATTGGTATCAGTTGCTGGAAACGGCGTACCGCAAGCTCAATTCGCGGGAAGCCGCCGAAGAAGTGGTGCAAGACGTGTTTACGGCGCTCTGGCACAAGCGCCAGACCAACCACATTCAGCACCTTAAAAGCTACCTGTTCACAGCCGTCCGCTACCGCATCATCGATAGTATCAAGTTGCGCCTCTCCGAAACCGGCTACCTGCACTACAGCCGCACCCATCTCCCGAAGCCCGACCACAGCACCGAAGACACCATAGCCGCCCACGACTTAACGGGGGCTTTGGAAGCGAGCTTGACGCAACTGCCAGAACACACGCGGCAAGTGTTTCTAATGAGCCGGTTCGAGCACCAAACCGTGCCCGAAATAGCCGGCCACCTCAACCTCTCCCGCAAAACTGTGGAGTACCACCTGACGCGCGCGCTCAAGCTGCTCCGCGTTAGTTTGCGCGATTTTATTGCCCTGGTGCTCGTGTATCTCTGGTAGCACCTGCTACTCTAGCACGCTGATTTTGAAAGCTCTGAAGCTCAACTGCCATCTGGTAGTTGGGCTTTTTTGCGAAATATTTTCACAGTAGGCTAGGGATGACGCACAGTTGGCCGACTATAGGGAGGAAGCCCCATTCTGTCATTTCAATAACCTATACGCTACTATATGGATCAGACAGATTTACGGGATATACTAGAACGATATCAGCAGGGAACATGCACTGCGGAAGAAAAGCGCTTGGTGGAAAACTGGTATCAGGCACTAGGCAACGAGCGAGAATTACAGTTGACGCCAGAAGAACAGGAAACGGTTCGGCTGAACCTCTGGAATCGGATTGCGGAACAAACTATAGCTACCGAGGAGGATAACCCCGAAGACCGGTCGTGGCTGGCGGCGCCCGCTGCGCGATGGGCCGCGGCAGCCGTACTGGCACTAGGCTTAGGGCTAGGAGCCCAACAATTCTGGCCGGCTGCCAAACCGAAAGTAGCTGGCCCCACAACGGCGGCAGTGCAGTGGGTGGTGTATCCCAACACCGGCCAGCAGGTGGTTGGTATCACATTGCCCGACAGCAGCCGGGTGCAGCTTTCGCCGGGTAGCCAATTGAAGTACCCGCGCACGTTTGGGGCCAAACAGCGGCCAGTGTATTTGGTGGGCAAAGCCTTTTTCAAGGTGCAGCGGGATACCACGCGTCCATTCCAAGTATATACCGCCCAAATGCTAACCACCGTGCTCGGAACTAGCTTCACAGTGCAAGCCTACCAAGGGCAAAAAAAGGCGGTAGTGGAAGTGAAAACCGGACGGGTCCGCGTGAGTCCGCGCGTGGTAGCGAATGCATCTGTCAGCAAAGCCCTGCCGGCTGCCATTGTGGTGCTGCCCAATCAGCAGGCGGTATACTCGCCTGAGCGCCAGCAACTACAGCGCGAATTGGTGGCCCAACCGGTACAGTTGAAGTCGCAGTCGTTTGTGTTCGACGACCGGCCGGTGCCGGAAGTGCTGACGGCGCTCGAACAAGCTTACGGCGTGCACATCGTGTTCGACAGCAAGGCGTTGGCTAACTGTACCGTAACGTTGGCACTGCGTAATAAGTCGCTGTACGGCAAGCTCGATGTGCTCTGCAAAACGCTAGGCGCCACATACGAAGAAGTGAATGCACAAATCCTGTTTCACGGACCCGGCTGCCAAGGTAGCTAGCCCGTTCGCCACCTCATTCCTCGGACCTGCCTATGATGTAGATAGCCGCCCTGCCTGCCACCTTCTGCTAGTGCCGCCGCCATTTCGGGTGGTGAGTGTTGCAGACCGCGAAAATTCTTGTCTCGGCATGAGACCCCACTCAATTCCCACTTTCGCATGATTCCCTTATTACCCCATTCCCCTTCCGGCCGCTTCCTGCGGCGCGTGGTGTTCGCCCAAACGCTCGGCATCACGCTGCTGAGCACCGTTAGTTTGGCTTCGCCGCACCCTTCCAAGGCCCAAGATTTCTTGGAGCAGCCCATTACGCTGCAAACCCGCAACCAGCCTATGTACGCGGTGCTGAACAAGATTGAAAGCCAATCGGATGTGCGGTTTCAGTACAGCAAGCAGCTGATTGGCGCTAGCCGGCGCGTGTCGATAACGGCCACCGATGAGCCGCTGGCCGAGGTGCTGCACAAACTGCTCGACCCACTGCACATCAAGTACGAGGCCGTAGAAGACGACATCATTCTCAAGCCGTTGACTACCGCAGACATCAACGTGACCGGCCGGGTGCTCGACGAAACCGGCTCGGGCTTGCCCGGCGTGAACGTGGTAGTGAAAGGCACTTCCAACGGCACCCAAACCGGCCCCGACGGCACTTTTACCCTCACCGCCCCCGACAATGCCACCCTGGTGTTTTCGTTTGTGGGCTATACCGCGCAGGAAGTGGCCGTGGGTGGCCGCACCACCGTCGATGTGACTATGGCCCCCGATACCAAGGCGCTCAGTGAAGTGGTGGTAGTGGGCTACGGCACGCAAAGCCGGCGCGACGTAACCGGGGCCGTTGCTCGCGTGGAAGGCGACGAAATTGTGAATCAGCCGGTGCAAACGCCCACGCAAGCCTTGCAGGGCAAAATAGCGGGCGTGCAAATCACCACCAACGGCGCGCCTAATTCGCAGCCCACGGTGCGCATCCGGGGTACGGGTACTTTGCTGGCCGGCGCCAATCCGCTCTATGTAGTGGACGGAGTGCAAACCACCGACATCCGCAACCTAAGCAACGCCGACATCGAAACCATCGACGTGCTGAAAGATGCTTCGGCGGCCGCTATTTACGGGGTGCGCGGGGCCAATGGTGTTATCATCATCACCACCAAGAAAGGCAAGCTCGGCAAGCCAGTACTAAGCTACAGCGCCACCGGCGGCTTCAAGCAAGCCGCCCGCCTCGTGGACATGGCCGACGCCAACCAGTACGTGAACTACCTGCGCGACACGTCGCCGACCACGACCATTCCCGACTTCTCGGGCTCTACCGATTGGTACGACGAGATTCTGCGCCGCAGCACCTACCAGAACCACAATCTGGCCGTATCCGGGGCCAGTGAGAATGTGCGCTACTACTTCTCGGGCAACTTGCTGCAGGACGATGGCATCGTCATCAACAACAAGTTTCAGCGCCTAACCGTCCGTTCCAACACGGCATTCGACTTGTCAGATAAAGTCACAATTAGCTCGCAGGCCTCGTTTAGCCACGCTGATGCGCGCGACGTGAACATCGCCACGGCTTACGGCAATGCCTACCGGGCGGCGCCCATCATCCCCTCGAAAGTGGGCAACTTGTACGGCAACACCTCGGCGTTCGGCAACGTAGGCAACCCGGTGCTCGATATCGAGCAGAACAACAACAAGCTGATCGAAAACCGCTTGCAAGGCAACGTGGGCATTGATGTGAAACCCGTCACGTGGTTGACGTTCCGTTCGGCCATCAATGTGGACTTGAACGCGCTGAACCGCCGCGTGTACGACTACCAGTACCTCAACGATCAGAACACCTTCCTGACCACCGGCGGCAACCAGCGCAACCAGCGCAGCAACCTCACCATCACGAAAGAGGACCGGTACCGCTACTTGTGGGAAAACACGGCCACGTTCCAAAAGACCTTCAACGACCAGCACAACCTGACCGTGTTGGTTGGGCAGGTGGTGGAAGAAGGCCAGTTCACGCCCTTCTCGGCTTCGCGTCGGGATGTGCCCGCCGACCCCAACCAGTGGTACTTGAACGCCGGCGACCCGAACACGGCCGTCAACGGCTTCGTCGATCCGCTCGACCCCGACCCGTTTTTGCCAGCCAAGGACCGTCGCATCTCGTTTTTGGGACGCGTCAACTATGCGTTCAAGGATCGGTACCTGTTCACGACCAACCTGCGCCGCGACGCAACGTCTAAGTTCAACCAGGACCGGCGCAATGGCTTTTTCCCTTCAGTCGGATTAGGGTGGGTGGTTTCTGATGAGGCTTTTCTGCAAGACAACAGCGTGCTGAACTTCCTGAAGCTGCGCGCCAGTTTCGGCCAGCTCGGCAACGACCAGATTCCAGCCAACTCGTACGTCGTGACGGCCAATTCCAACATTCCCTACGTCATCAATGGGCAGCCGGTGCTTGGCGCGACCATCACGCAGCTCAAGGACCGAGATGTGCGGTGGGAAACCACAACGGAGTACGATTTGGCCGTGGAATTTGGCTTGCTCGATAACCGTCTGACCGGCGAGTTGACGTACTACGACAAGACCACTTCCGACGCGCTTATTCCGGTGACCATCCCGGGCATTCTCGGTGACCCCGACAACCAGTACATCACCAACGCCGCCGACATCACCAACAAGGGCATTGAGGCAGGTTTGAACTGGCGTTCCAGCATTGGGGGCAGCGCCGACTGGAGTTACAACTTTGGGGCGAATGCCACCTTCAACAAAAACCGCATTGCCAACCTGAACGGCGGGCAGGCCCTGTTTGGCGGCACCAACCTTGTGACCCGCTCCGACAACGGCGTGGCGGCCGGTAGCTTCTATCTGCTCGAAGCCATTGGCGTGTATCAAACGGCCGACGAAATTGCTAATTCGCCTCGCTCTACCTTCGGTACGCCACAGGTAGGCGACTTGAAGTACGCCGACACCGACGGCAACGGGGTAATTGACTTGCTGGACCGCCGCTACTTTGGTTCGTACCAGCCGCCGGTGTACTACGGCATCAATGGCGGGCTCAACTACCGCAACGTGGACTTTTCGTTTGTGTTGTCGGGCAACCTCAACAACAAGGTCTATAACGCCAAGAAGCAGTTGCGCACCACCGGCACCGACAACGTGGAAGCCGACTTCGCCAACGACCGGTGGACGGCCACCAACCCCTCCAATACCAACCCACGGTCCATTCCGAGCAGCCTGCCCAACTCCACGTATTTCCTGGAGTCCGGCGACTTTATGCGGCTAACCAACTTGGTAGTGGGCTACACGGTGCCGGGCACGGCGCTGGAGCGGTTCCGGTTGAGTTCGTTGCGGGTGTTTGCCTCGGCCCAAAACCTGTTCACCATCACCAACTACAGCGGCTTCACGCCGGAGCTGGCGGGTGGTCCGCTCGATTCGGGTATCGAAGCCACTTCCTATCCCATTAGCCGCGTGATTACGCTCGGGCTGAATGTCAACTTCAAATAAGCTACGCCGATGTCTTTCCAACTTCCCACTTCTTTCTCGCGCCGTACCGGCACGGCGGCTTTAGCACTCACGTTGGCGCTGTTTAGCAGTTGCAACGACTACCTCGACGTGGCGCCGCAGGGCCAACTCAGCGAAGACGCCATTCGGACCGACCCCGCCGCCGCCCAAAAGCTGGTGGACGGCGTGTACAACGTGCTGTACCTGGGCGGTTTCGGCCCCGATGTGCACAGCTTTCAGTTCATCATCCTGACCGATATTGCCTCCGACGACACCGACAAAGGCAGTACTCCCAACGACTATGCCGACGCCGCCGCCGTCGACAACTTCACGCTGACTTCCACCAACAGCGTTATCAACAACGTTTGGAACGGGCACTTTCAGGCTATATCGCGCGCCAATCAGGCCCTCGACAAGATTCCGCTGAGTCCCGCCCCGGAGGCCACCAAAAATCAGTTGCTCGGAGAAGTACGCTTTTTGCGCGCGTACTTCTACTTCAATTTGGTGCGGCTTTACGGGGGTGTGCCGTTACTCGACCGGGTGCCGGCTACTTCGGAAATCAACAACCCGGAGTTTCAGCGCCGAGCCACTGCCGAGGAGATATATCAGTTCATTGTGAGTGACTTGCAATTTGCAGCGGATAATCTAGCGCCTAAATCAACCGCTCAAACGGGCCGGACCACCAAAGCCGCCGCGCAAGCCATGCTGGCCAAGGTGTACTTGTATCAGAAAAACTACCAGCAGGCCTACGCCCTGACCAACGAGATTATCCAGGGCCGTTCGGGAGCCTACGCGCTGTACCCGAACTACGCCGACGTATGGCGCACACCGGGCGCCAACAGCTCGGAATCTATCTTCGAGATACAGACGGGCGTTAACGCCGCCTGCAACAACTCGGCGGTCAGCATTTACACCGTGTGCCAGGGTCCGCGCTCCGGCGGCCGCGGCGGGTGGGCCGATTTAGGCTTTGGCTTCAACACGCCCACGCAAGATTTGGCTAATGCCTACGAACCCAACGACGTGCGCCGGGCCGGCTCTATCATTTTCATCAATCCTACTGCTCCGGCTGGTCAGCGTTCCACGGGCACGGTGCTTTGGGACGGATTCCGCATCCCGAGCAAGGACTCAGTGGAAGGCTTGCGCTACAGCTACAAAGCCTACCACAGCCGCACCCGCGAAGCCAACTGCGGCAACAACGACTACCTGCCCAAGAACGTCCGGATCCTGCGCTACGCCGATGTGCTGCTCATCAACGCCGAAGCGGCTTTGCAAATCGGTAACACCGGAGCCGCCGCTACCAGCCTGAACCTGGTGCGCACTCGTGCCGGCCTACCGAGCATCACTTCGCCCACGCTCGCGCAAATCTGGCGGGAGCGGCGGGTGGAGTTAGCTCTGGAACAAGACCGGTTCTTTGACCTGGTACGCCAGGAAAGTGTGCAGCCCGGCCGCATCGTTCCAATTTTCGCGGCCCAAGGCAAAACCTTCACGAAAGGCAAAAACGAAATCTACCCCATCCCGCAAGCCCAAATTGACCTCAGCGGCGGACAGCTTACTCAGAACCCCGGGTACTAAGCGGCGAGGGGCACCTCACCCCCAAGCCCCCTCTCCCTAAGGAGAGGGGAACTAGCTTTTTAGCTCTAAAAATTTAACTGCCAACATTCCCCTGAAACTAGAGCTGGCTAAACTAGCAGTTAGTTCCCCCTCTCCCGAGGAGAGGGGGCTAGGGGGTGAGGTCAACCGGATGCTATGACTACCAAACTCCTTGTACTGCTGTGCCTGTTACTGCCAGGCTTGCTTTGCGCGCAGCAAAAGCCAGCGCCAAAAAAAGCAGCTACCACCAAGTTCGACCCGCGGCAGCGGCCCCGCAACCTAACCGACGAGCAACTCCTCGACCAAGTGCAGCGCCAGACGTTTCGCTACTTCTGGGACTTTGGGCACCCCGTATCGGGCATGGCGCGCGAGCGGAGCAACGTGGCCTACGAGTATGGCAACGAGGTAGTAACGACGGGTGGCACGGGCTTCGGCATTATGGCCATCATCGTGGCCGCGGACCGCAAGTGGATTACGCGGGAGCAGGCCGCTACGCGCATCCTGAAAATCGTGAAGTTTCTAGAAAAGGCAGATTCGTTTCATGGGGTGTTTTCGCACTGGCTGAACGGGGAAACTGGCAAGGTTATCCGGTTCAGCCAGAAGGATGATGGGGGAGACTTAGTAGAAACCTCGTTTCTGTTTGAAGGCCTGATTTGTGCCCGACAATACTTCACGCAGGAAACCAAAACCGAGCAAGAATTGCGCAACCACATTCTGTGGATGTGGGAAGGGGTGGAGTGGAACTGGCACACGCAAGGCGGCCAAAACGTGCTCTACTGGCACTGGAGCCCCAACAACGGCTGGAGCATGAACCACCAGATTCATGGTTGGAACGAGTGCCTGATTACCTACGTGCTGGCCGCGTCCTCGCCCAAATACGCCATCGACAAAAAGGTGTATGACCAAGGCTGGGCTACTGGCGACTACTTCCGCAACGGCAAGGAGTTCTACAAAACCAAGCTGCCCTTGGGCTTCGACTACGGCGGCCCGCTGTTCTTCTCGCACTACACCTTCCTCGGCCTCGACCCCCGCGGCCTAAAAGACCAGTACGCCGACTACATGCAGCAAAACCAGGCGCATACCCGCATCAATTACGCCTACTGCGTCGACAACCCCAAGAAGTACAAAGGCTACGGCCCCAACAGCTGGGGCCTTACCGCCTCCGACAGCTACAAAGGGTACGCCGCACATTCGCCTTCCGAGGACCTCGGCGTGATTTCGCCCACTGCTGCCCTTTCGGCCATGCCCTACGCGCCCGCCGAGTCGATGGCCGCCCTTAAGCACTTCTACAACGACCTCGGCGACAATATTTGGAGTGAGTACGGCTTCGTCGATGGCTTCAGTGAGCACCACAACTGGTACGCCAAGTCGCACCTCGCCATCGACCAGGGACCCATTGTGGGCATGATAGAAAACCACCGGACCGGCCTGCTCTGGAAGCTGTTCATGAGCAGCCCCGACGTGCAGCGCGGCCTCACCAAGCTCGGTTTCGAAAGCCCGCAGATCAAGAAATAGCTCTTCTCAAGGAAGCTTTTGAAATAATAAATAGCGAAAGACCGTCCTATCCGGCATCCGCTTGTCGAAGCGTCGCGCCGGGGTGATAATCGTTACTCCCGCGTCAGCATGCCAGGTGTTTCGGCTCCGCGCACGCGTTTTTCCTTCAATCAGCCGTTCAATTTATGCTCAGAATACTGCTTCTGTTCTTCGCGGCGACGCTGAGCTTAACTGTTCAGGCTCAACCCACTTCCAGTCCTGGTCAGCGTACGTATTGCAACCCGCTGAACCTAGACTACGGCTATACGCCCATTCCGAACTTCGCTGAAGCAGGTAAACACCGCGCCACTGCCGACCCGGTTATTACGCTCTACAAGGGCGAGTACTACTTGTTTTCAACCAACCAATGGGGCTACTGGCACAGCCCGGACCTCTACAATTGGAAATTTATTTCGCGCTCCTTTCTGCGGCCTGAGCACAAAGTCTACGATGACTTGTGCGCGCCTGCCGTGTTCGTGCTCGGCGATACGCTGCTGGTGTACGGCTCTACCCAAGAAAAGAACTTTCCTATCTGGATGAGCACCAATCCCAAAGCCAACGAGTGGAAACCAGCCGTCGACCCGTTCCAGATTGGCGCCTGGGACCCTGACTTTTTCCTGGATACCGACGGCAAGTTGTACTTGTATTGGGGGAGTAGCAACGTGTATCCGCTCTACGGACAGCAAATCAGCCGCAAAACTTTCCAACCAATTGGCGAGCGGAAAGAAATGTTCG is from Hymenobacter tibetensis and encodes:
- a CDS encoding RNA polymerase sigma factor produces the protein MARAPRLKVRLLVPRSAWDDQALVRAMSEGDARAFAEVYERYWYQLLETAYRKLNSREAAEEVVQDVFTALWHKRQTNHIQHLKSYLFTAVRYRIIDSIKLRLSETGYLHYSRTHLPKPDHSTEDTIAAHDLTGALEASLTQLPEHTRQVFLMSRFEHQTVPEIAGHLNLSRKTVEYHLTRALKLLRVSLRDFIALVLVYLW
- a CDS encoding FecR family protein → MDQTDLRDILERYQQGTCTAEEKRLVENWYQALGNERELQLTPEEQETVRLNLWNRIAEQTIATEEDNPEDRSWLAAPAARWAAAAVLALGLGLGAQQFWPAAKPKVAGPTTAAVQWVVYPNTGQQVVGITLPDSSRVQLSPGSQLKYPRTFGAKQRPVYLVGKAFFKVQRDTTRPFQVYTAQMLTTVLGTSFTVQAYQGQKKAVVEVKTGRVRVSPRVVANASVSKALPAAIVVLPNQQAVYSPERQQLQRELVAQPVQLKSQSFVFDDRPVPEVLTALEQAYGVHIVFDSKALANCTVTLALRNKSLYGKLDVLCKTLGATYEEVNAQILFHGPGCQGS
- a CDS encoding SusC/RagA family TonB-linked outer membrane protein, encoding MIPLLPHSPSGRFLRRVVFAQTLGITLLSTVSLASPHPSKAQDFLEQPITLQTRNQPMYAVLNKIESQSDVRFQYSKQLIGASRRVSITATDEPLAEVLHKLLDPLHIKYEAVEDDIILKPLTTADINVTGRVLDETGSGLPGVNVVVKGTSNGTQTGPDGTFTLTAPDNATLVFSFVGYTAQEVAVGGRTTVDVTMAPDTKALSEVVVVGYGTQSRRDVTGAVARVEGDEIVNQPVQTPTQALQGKIAGVQITTNGAPNSQPTVRIRGTGTLLAGANPLYVVDGVQTTDIRNLSNADIETIDVLKDASAAAIYGVRGANGVIIITTKKGKLGKPVLSYSATGGFKQAARLVDMADANQYVNYLRDTSPTTTIPDFSGSTDWYDEILRRSTYQNHNLAVSGASENVRYYFSGNLLQDDGIVINNKFQRLTVRSNTAFDLSDKVTISSQASFSHADARDVNIATAYGNAYRAAPIIPSKVGNLYGNTSAFGNVGNPVLDIEQNNNKLIENRLQGNVGIDVKPVTWLTFRSAINVDLNALNRRVYDYQYLNDQNTFLTTGGNQRNQRSNLTITKEDRYRYLWENTATFQKTFNDQHNLTVLVGQVVEEGQFTPFSASRRDVPADPNQWYLNAGDPNTAVNGFVDPLDPDPFLPAKDRRISFLGRVNYAFKDRYLFTTNLRRDATSKFNQDRRNGFFPSVGLGWVVSDEAFLQDNSVLNFLKLRASFGQLGNDQIPANSYVVTANSNIPYVINGQPVLGATITQLKDRDVRWETTTEYDLAVEFGLLDNRLTGELTYYDKTTSDALIPVTIPGILGDPDNQYITNAADITNKGIEAGLNWRSSIGGSADWSYNFGANATFNKNRIANLNGGQALFGGTNLVTRSDNGVAAGSFYLLEAIGVYQTADEIANSPRSTFGTPQVGDLKYADTDGNGVIDLLDRRYFGSYQPPVYYGINGGLNYRNVDFSFVLSGNLNNKVYNAKKQLRTTGTDNVEADFANDRWTATNPSNTNPRSIPSSLPNSTYFLESGDFMRLTNLVVGYTVPGTALERFRLSSLRVFASAQNLFTITNYSGFTPELAGGPLDSGIEATSYPISRVITLGLNVNFK
- a CDS encoding RagB/SusD family nutrient uptake outer membrane protein; this encodes MSFQLPTSFSRRTGTAALALTLALFSSCNDYLDVAPQGQLSEDAIRTDPAAAQKLVDGVYNVLYLGGFGPDVHSFQFIILTDIASDDTDKGSTPNDYADAAAVDNFTLTSTNSVINNVWNGHFQAISRANQALDKIPLSPAPEATKNQLLGEVRFLRAYFYFNLVRLYGGVPLLDRVPATSEINNPEFQRRATAEEIYQFIVSDLQFAADNLAPKSTAQTGRTTKAAAQAMLAKVYLYQKNYQQAYALTNEIIQGRSGAYALYPNYADVWRTPGANSSESIFEIQTGVNAACNNSAVSIYTVCQGPRSGGRGGWADLGFGFNTPTQDLANAYEPNDVRRAGSIIFINPTAPAGQRSTGTVLWDGFRIPSKDSVEGLRYSYKAYHSRTREANCGNNDYLPKNVRILRYADVLLINAEAALQIGNTGAAATSLNLVRTRAGLPSITSPTLAQIWRERRVELALEQDRFFDLVRQESVQPGRIVPIFAAQGKTFTKGKNEIYPIPQAQIDLSGGQLTQNPGY
- a CDS encoding glucoamylase family protein — encoded protein: MTTKLLVLLCLLLPGLLCAQQKPAPKKAATTKFDPRQRPRNLTDEQLLDQVQRQTFRYFWDFGHPVSGMARERSNVAYEYGNEVVTTGGTGFGIMAIIVAADRKWITREQAATRILKIVKFLEKADSFHGVFSHWLNGETGKVIRFSQKDDGGDLVETSFLFEGLICARQYFTQETKTEQELRNHILWMWEGVEWNWHTQGGQNVLYWHWSPNNGWSMNHQIHGWNECLITYVLAASSPKYAIDKKVYDQGWATGDYFRNGKEFYKTKLPLGFDYGGPLFFSHYTFLGLDPRGLKDQYADYMQQNQAHTRINYAYCVDNPKKYKGYGPNSWGLTASDSYKGYAAHSPSEDLGVISPTAALSAMPYAPAESMAALKHFYNDLGDNIWSEYGFVDGFSEHHNWYAKSHLAIDQGPIVGMIENHRTGLLWKLFMSSPDVQRGLTKLGFESPQIKK